The genomic region AGGAGATTATGAATTTCTAAAAGACAACGATGGTAATTTTGTTAAATCTCGGCTAGATGAACAAATGCTTAAGCAAATAGCTTTGTTAACAGGTGGTGCTTATGTTCGTTCTAGTGGAGCAGAGTTTGGTCTCGATTATATTTATGAAAAACGGTTATCAAAAATGGAAAAACGAGAAATCGAAAGCAAGATGAAAAAGCAGTATACGGAAAGATTTCAAATTCCTTTGGCTATTGCTTGTTTATTTTTAATAATGGAAGCTGCTATTTCTACTCGAAAAAAAATATGAAAATATTTCTTAGTATAATTGCTATTTATTTGTTTTGCGTTTCTGGTGTTGCCTTTGCTTCGCAGGCTGGTGATGTTAAGAGGGGAAATGCGCTTTATCATGAAGGAAAATATGAAGAGGCGCTAAAAGAATACCAGAAGGTTTTGAGCAAGAAGCCAGACTCTGATATTATTAATTTTAATATGGGAACAGCGCTGTACAATCAAGAGAAATTTGATGAAGCGCTTAGTTTTTTTCAAAAAGCATTGTTAGGAGAAGATGAGATTCTTAAGGAAAAAACGCAATATAATATAGGAAATACACTCTATAAAAGCGGTATTTTAAAAGAAGAAGAGAATTTGGATTTGGCTATTCAATCTTTAGAAAAAAGCCTTGAGTCGTATGAAAAGGCTTTTGTTTTTGATGAAAAAGATGAGGATGTTGAGGCTAACCGAAAATTTGTTAAAAAAGAATTAGAGAGATTAAAAAAGAAAAAGGAAACGCAGCAGGACAAGCAATGTCCGATGCCGAATAAGGATAAAGACCAAGAAAGCGAGTCTGATCAAAAAAAGCAGCAACAGCAAAATCAGTCGCAGAATAAAGAGCAGAAAGACAAAAGCGAAAACAAAGAAAAACAAAAGGAAGATCAGCAGCAAGGTCAGCAGAATCAGCCTAGCCAACAGCAAGAACAAAAAGAGAATCAAACTGATCAGCAAGAGCAGTCTTCTCAACAAGATCAAAAAGAACAGCAGGATGAACCTAGACAGCAGAAGCAAGAATCTCAGTCTCAGTCATCAGAGACTGACGAGAAAGATCAGCAGCAGTCACAAGGGCAACCTCAGGATCAATCGAAAATGACAAAACAAGAGGCCTCGGCCATGCTCCGTAATTATGAGCAAAATGAAGAACCAAAAAAACTTCTTAACCTAGTTCCTCAAAAGCAGGATGTTCCGATAGGAAAAGATTGGTAGTTGATGATGATAAAAAGAAATAGAAGAATTAAGAGAAGTTTTTTAGTTTGTTTATTTTTTATTTTATTCTTCGCAACGCTTGGTTTAGCGCAGGATATTGATTTTAATACGTCTGTCAATCGTAACAAGGTCGCTTTAGATGAAACGATTGAGCTTAGTTTGACGGTCACAGGAACCCAAGACGTTTCCCCGATTAAGCTTCCAGAGATTCAGGGATTTCAATCAAAATACGTTGGTCCTTCAACAAGCATTTCTGTTGTTAACGGACAATATTCTTCTTCGATATCTTATAAATATATTTTGTTCCCTCAGCAGTT from Candidatus Omnitrophota bacterium harbors:
- a CDS encoding tetratricopeptide repeat protein; the protein is MKIFLSIIAIYLFCVSGVAFASQAGDVKRGNALYHEGKYEEALKEYQKVLSKKPDSDIINFNMGTALYNQEKFDEALSFFQKALLGEDEILKEKTQYNIGNTLYKSGILKEEENLDLAIQSLEKSLESYEKAFVFDEKDEDVEANRKFVKKELERLKKKKETQQDKQCPMPNKDKDQESESDQKKQQQQNQSQNKEQKDKSENKEKQKEDQQQGQQNQPSQQQEQKENQTDQQEQSSQQDQKEQQDEPRQQKQESQSQSSETDEKDQQQSQGQPQDQSKMTKQEASAMLRNYEQNEEPKKLLNLVPQKQDVPIGKDW